The following nucleotide sequence is from Diospyros lotus cultivar Yz01 chromosome 3, ASM1463336v1, whole genome shotgun sequence.
tatatatatatatatatatattactcccACGAGGGAGAATTAATAAAGGAATTCACATTTTCAGTAAAGACTTTTTGACAACTATTCtattagaaaatgaaataattctTTTTGTATATGAAGTTGCATAAATCATGATAAAACTAAAGTTTTGCATTTTGTATACCACACATCACACAGAAAGGATAGGAAGGATAAAACTTACCATTAGAATAAATACAAACTCCTTTGGGAATTGATCTTCAAGCTGATATACCTCCAGAAATTCACTCTTATTTTCTATGACGGAATGGTAGAAAATGGCAACCAGAAAGAAAACAGCTAAATCTGCACCAAACATGTAGGCATACAGATCAAGTTCTCTTTTACCACCTCCAATTACAGAGAGTATAGGATATGGAAATCCAACTTCTTCAACAATGCCTGCACGTTGTGCATGAAGAATCTCCTCTGCTACATCAGCTGCTGGACTTAGTGACTTGTACCATTCAGCCGATGTACATTCCGTTAATGGGGATGCATAAAAAACCTCAAGAACAGCCAAGGCCACATTTGAGTTTTCTGTGCTTTTTTCAATGCTTTGAACGTGAACCCTACTAGCAGAATGGCTAATATTAGGGTCATTCTCCTTACACCTCTCATCATGCACAATTCTAAGCAATTCATTTATTCTAGACTCAATCCTCTCCGGTTGAATCCCATCCTCTGGCCACACATGGATATCCAAGGACAACTGGATGAAGTATGGAGGAGATTCTGCTCCTTGTGTCAGTGATTTCCAGAAGATGGAAAAACTTCTAACTGTCATTTTCACTACATGTATTATCGGTTGGAGCAGCTCCCATGCCCTTCGTCTCCAGCTAGAGTTCCAAAGAGcctctttttgaaaaagaaCTCTCCTTTCAGAAATATCATATTCTGTTGAGGAAGCCCATTCACCATCTTTTGCAGTTATAGAGCTCTGTATGAGTGTAAGCAAGTACACTAGAAACAGAGGCCAAATGTTGATAACAAATGAAGATGAGATTTTATTGGTAGGAAAGCCCAACTCATAAAGAAGGCTTGACTGGATCTCCAAGCCACAGTGTTGGATGATGATTTGATACAGATACTGAAGCAAGATATAGACTTCTgtgtatattaaaataataacccaaaagATGTAACTCGGACCAGTATTTACACACAAAGCGTACAAGAATAAAGCTGCAAGATACACCATGGAAAGCAAACTGAAATTCCATAGGAAGATAAGAACAAAGCAACAATAACACACAACATCATTATTGGAGCGCATCTGCAACCACACATGATGGAAGATCCTCCCAATCTGCAGGCTTGCAGCATCAGACATGGTCCTACTGTTGTCAGACTGCAGAGAAGAAGAACGATCCAAAGGAACATTCCTCATAGCTTCAGACTCTTTGTCATCATGTACCTCATTCTCATCCAAATCTTCATGAGAAATGTTCAAAAAGTTGACAAGATTAGTAACTGCCTGATTACTGAAAGATTGTACATGGGAAACACCATCTCCAATTAGCTGTACTGCTGAAATTAAGGGATTTTCTTTTGCAGGTCCTTtgactttattttctttatctaAGTCATGCAAACTATCAGCAGCATCCTCTTCAAGCTCAACGATCTCACAATGAGGTGATTCCACTAAGTGCTTGGTAGACTCCAACGCTAACAGACTCTCTGTTTTTACACTATTTGGAGATTCATGCAGTTCTTGTGAAACTGATATGTGGGCATCTGTATCGAGTTCCGATTTCACAGGAGGCTCTTCCTTTTTCTCACAGTCTCCAGCATCTTTACTGAAATGTATAGTGCCTCGCCTCCTTCTTAGGCCACCACTGCTAGGAGAAGTGTTGCCACAAGTTTCAGTGGAGTTCATACTATGAAGCTGGATTTGAAGGTTGAGCATCTCAGATTTCATTTTCTCCACTTGCAAGTTACGCTGGCGTTTATTTTCCTCACATTCACGAATATGTTGTAACTGTGCTTTTTTCCATGCAGCTTTCTTCTCTTGTTCACTTACAATGGCACCAATTTGCTCTGCCTCTAGGTATCGGAAGACATAATCAAACTCGGGTGAAGAGAACATATATGACTGAAGTGAAACAAGTACAAAGATGATGATCTCAACCAGAGCCGATCGTGAAGTAATCCTAAATCCATAGTCATATTTGTAAAATCCAATCACTTCATAAACATAATCTACTGTGTCACACTTCCCAGCACTGAAATCCCCCAGAAAAGGAGACTGATAGGCCAGGGAAAGAATAATAACAGCAAAGTTATATATTCGTAGGAATTTGAAGattttgttcttcctctttAGAATCTGGAGTCTCATTCGAAAGAAAACTAATGCAAAACCAAGATATCCAAGGTGCAGAATGTCATACTCAAGGGTGCCTGTTACCAAAATCAGAGCAAGCACAAGATCCAGTAGATGACAATAACAATAAAGCCTAAGGTAGTCAAGAAAAGTCCACATGCTTTTTGTCTCAAAGGAGAGATCCCTCCAAACAAATGCATTTTTGCGTTGAGACATTACTTGCCGATATGTATATGACATAGAGATTCGAGAAACATGATCAGCACGAAGTTTGAAACAAGCGAGCATGAAGACCACAAAATAGCTGATAAGCATTCGATGATCATCAACAGTAAGTcctattgaaaaaagaaaaaggagtaCATAAGCTTTACCCAAGCCAATAAAAGATGTTGtttgaaaggaaatgaagaaacTATAAAAGTTGATTGACAATATTCTGGGGCCCCTTAAAAATATGCAGGGACTCCCATGAGTTAAGTTACCACTAGTTCAATTTGAAGAAATTGTAAAACATAACGAGTTCCTAAAAGGTTAGTTGTTTGATACAACTGGTTATGTGAACTCCATTGGCCCATCATGTGTTCATGTGTGGTCAGTCCATTGTTGTTTGTATGTTTGTACCTGTTCCATTGGTCTGTCCGTACCTGTTCCATTGGTCTGTCCCTCCATACGCAAGAGGAGGTAGCACTAGAGAAGTTGCAAGAAATTCATTTAAAGCTAGGCATACTTGCTAAAAGTTTAACCCTTTCACACCACATCTTTTTGGGGAAATGAGTCGTGCAACTAGTCATCTAGcagaaattgaaagaagaaaaatatttccAGCTACTCAAATTACTTCAAATATTTGAAGGAAACATTAATAATGCTAGTCATCTAATGCAAATCATCTTTTTGGGGAAATAAGTCATGcagaaattgaaagaagaaaaatatttccAGCTATTCAAATTACTTCAAATATTTGAAGGAAACATCAATAATGTTATCTACTAGACAGATATTGGCATTTCACCAAGTCTGAGAATGGTCGCCTctgaaaatatatgaattaatatCTTTTATCTACTAATGCTTTCaatagaaagaataaaattaaacagTCCTACCCAGCCAACAGTTTCTGCagtaatgaaaatataaatttgagctTTTCCAGCAATCATGGCAATGGATGTCAGTGTCATCAGCAGCACGGTGATTCAATGGCACAAGAGTCCTCCAAAGAACAAAGTATTCTAGGATGAGAACAGAAGCAAAGACAAAGACAAATATTGACCAGAATTTTCGTATAATACGCCTATCCAAGAGAATGCAAGCAGCAAGTGAGGCAATATATAACAGAGAAACAGCATTCAACAAAGCAAAACTGGCAAGAAGCAATGCAATCATGTTAATCTCAAGTCCAAAGAGGTTGAATGCATTCTCCATCCAAAActttaaatatacttttaaggTAGTCATCTGTGTTTCAAATCTCTCTTTCCTCAAGGCATGAATCCGCTTCTTGTTCCACTTTTGGCTCTCCTTTGAGCTTCCCCAGACATAGCCAAATGAATATCTTCTACTACTACTTGCTTGAGCAAGTGCAGTATTAGATGACACATTGTGAGATGATGGAGATGAACTGGAACTGAATGATGGACAAGAATTGCTTGTGACAATAGCATCTGCTGATGACTTAATTTCCccattaaaaatagaaattactGGCAAGGTATCTTCTGCTGAGAAGAACAAAGGGCAAGGTTCTTCCCATCTACCTGCATTTAGAAGACTACTTGGCACCTTCTCCAACCAATGGAAGACATTATATTGAAGGGTGCAAGCGGCAATCACCAAAACTTTTCCCCTCAAGCCTGCTTCTAGGCCCCAAAAACCTGGCCCAAATACCTGAAGACCCAAAAAAGTGGATATATTGTAGTGTTTCTGGCCTGGAAACATTTTAGCTGCTTTACCCCACATTTGAAACAGATACTCAGTTATCATTAAAAATCCTGTGTAAACCAGGGAAGATTTGGATGGAATTCGAGATACTTTAGGTAAATTGGAGCATAGAACAAGGCCAAGAAGATACAGAAGTCCAAATGCACTTATTGGCGACAAAGCAGCATAGAATAATGCAACAAACAAAATCTTTTGACTGTGCCAAATAAGAAGCCGCCTGACAAACCCAAGGATGCCATATTGCAATGGATCAAGATAATCCAATCCAGTATACCTGCTCTGTCTCCTCTCGTAGCTGTAGAGTTGCATTACTATCATGATTGCTAAAGActcccaaatatttttccacagAGAAGCTTCAGTATCGTAGCCCAACTTTGAAAGATTTATCTGCCTGGACAGCCACATCTGAAAGCTGGGAAATATACTCAAGCTataaatgaagatgaagacCAAAATTGCATATGCTTTCAGTGGAAACCACAGGCGCCGTTTTGTCTTCTCGACAAGTTGTCTTCCAGTGATCCAGACTAGGAGAAGAAAAATGTATCCAAATGACACATAATTTGGTCTGACAAAGTATATGGTGAAAAGGATAGTCAAAAAAGCAATGTAGGTCCCAAATGACCGATACACAGACAAAAACTTCTGCCCTATGGCACTGAGGTATGAAGCTATCTTTCTctctgaaataaaaataaataaaatgagtacAAAACTATAACAACATGATCAAAACACAGTAAAAGCCACCCTAGCAGATTTCACAGGGCAATTGCAAAGGTATGCAACTCGCATGCAAGAGTTCAGTTATCAACTAAAGACTCCTAAATCCTCTTTAACTTTTTCATGAAAAGTTCAGATAATCTTCAAATTCATCCCaaagatcaaaaaaattaatgtcaTGGATTTAACTTCAGAATTTTGCAGGAAATAAATCAGTGTAGAGACCACCATATAGTATCATTAGACTCTGCATGATAGCCACATTTGCAAGACAACTGGAGAAACTATAGTGCTTAAAACTATAAAGTAGTAACACTGGAAAAATCATGAAAATCATACCAACTCTTCAAAGACATTAGTTTGCCAACTGAGATCAGacacaaataaaattcaagCATTAAATAGGACATACCATATGAAAATTCATTATGACTCTGTGTGATGGTTGATGAGGCATAAACTGACAACAGAACTGATTTATTCAAGCCAGCTTTCAAGATGCTAAATCCAACTGGAAGACAAGGGGCATGCTGCACTATTGCTGAGAATGAAAATAGCATTTCAAAACCATGGTTATGAACTGCACATAAGCACACAAGCAAAGCTATTTCCAAGAAATCCCATGAACTGTAGCATTTAAGGAGACCtacataaattcataaaaaaaagcTTCGTTAGTTAAAAATCACCATCATAAAATGAAAAGTAAATGTTATCCCACTCATTATTACGGTTCCCATAAACAATTAGAAAGCATAGGTTTACCCTCTTATTAAAGGTAGTGAACTACAAGCATACCTAACTGGGAGAGAACTCCCAAGCTTATGGAGCCCTTTGCctccaaaaatttggagatCAGATCAATCTGAAGAATGTATAATATTGCAAAATGAGCTTCACAAAGAAGAACGAGATATTGGCGAATCCTTTTACTGACGTTGTGGCTCAAAAGATATATCAGAAAGAATATAACTGAAGCACAGATCAAGATTTAACACATTAGTAAATTTCCATTAGTAAACTTTACACTCAAAATcttcaaatctttcaattgaAGAATAAAAAGATGTTATGCAGGCCTTAATGAACTAATAAATGAAtagatcaataaataaaatatgaagtCTTAGTTAGTAAAGCGTACTATATACAGCATGGACAAAACCAGGTTTCATCGCAATGAGAAAAATCAACACCAACTCAATGGCTCGAGAGCATTTACGCAGTCCCCATGCAATTGTAGCCACAATCAATACCTTGGTTTCTTCCTTTACTGcaattaaaaagaatatgagAAGATAATCATTAGATGGAAGCATGACAAATAACACTTATACACAAAAAGGAACacgtgtgtatgtgtgtgtccatgtatatgcatgtgtgtgtgtgtgtgtgtgtattaaaTGAAAGTTCAGTGGGTGGCATTTAACAGTTTCAACTTacttcttttaacttttttaggcaaaatttaaataaaatgagtcttggtgtagtggttaagttgtttgagaaattaattactatttgaAAGTGGTCATGAGTTCAAATCttattaacataattaatttttattttttaagcaagaaacataaagggtattttaggaaAACACTTTATTGACATGGCTTCATAACACCAGAACATGGCGTTtgcttatataatagtatagatatatatatagagagagagagagagagtgagagacagacagacagagagaGCTTCCGTGAGAAAACTCCTTTTTCCTGCTAGTAAAAGAAAATCAGGTTTCTGGAATGAAGACAAAGCCAGAAATATAGCCCAACATACGAAGGAAAACATAGCATTGCAAGTAATTTAAAAGCATGTTCGCCATTTACTTAAGTTAGTTTGACATTAGATGACCTATAGAAAAGCAAATGCAGAAATGGATCTCATAGCCTAGACCAAAAATAGGAATAGGACCATCTACAAATCAAAGaaactaccaaaacagaaactAAAACATGCAGACCTGAGCATGTAGAGGACTAGGCAAATCTATCAGACCACCacaaaaatggaaaaggaaaattgagGATGATACTAACTAGTTAATTTTGTAACAGTGTGCTACTACCTTCAACAGTACAGTTGTCATATGAAGATTGTCGATCCTCCTCAGACAGGTAGAGGAAAACAGAGTTGCTCACAAGATTGCCCAGAGCTACCAGAATCCCCAGGCAAAATTGTGCAAGAAGGAAAAATCCAGGAATGGGATAATGCCACAGCCCAATCAACTCCCAGATCTCCATGTCCTGCACATGTTCAAAGGAGAATCTTCATTTATCTGAGTTGGTATAATATAACAAGGCAGGCTGCATGCAAAATGGAGGACTACCTTCCCGAGTTTCCAGTTCAGGAATGCAAATGCCACGTTGAAAATGTATGTGCTAACAGCCCACAATAGAATGAAGACAAGAAGAAGCCCATTTAACCGGTGCAACCGAAACAAGGATGGGAAGGCATATATAATGTAGCCGACATACGCAAGTAATCCAAATGCACAGATACTTGCAAAATGGAAAGTCCAGAAAGAAAGAGCATACAGAGAGACCTGAAAAAGTTCACCACTGAAAATTTTACATATAAGCCAAAGATGATGGTGAATAAAATCTGTAATTTTACATGCATTGAAGATCAAAACAAAGTTGATGAGCATATATCCCAATACTGACTACAGTTAGAAAGGGAAATTGTTTAGTTTTCCAAAtgaataaaatttgtaatt
It contains:
- the LOC127798203 gene encoding piezo-type mechanosensitive ion channel homolog, whose translation is MGTFLSGFVLPLLLLAAALLNWSLISLFDMLAFLLIRFAAPKRGFRFRWRFPLLWSVFISSLLVILVQVIFLILLGIKDDNWSVADAWWAKLFGLMKFHSWRSPLVIYFLVVKLLVAFVASFEIWGDNFGISPPQGSCCGHLSSVMENIGSSFRVASCLLLPAIQLLVGISNPSWVFLPFFICSCVGLVDWSLTSNFLRLFRWWKPLWLYAGFNIFLLYVYQLPIHTPDISQRIAGFIGLYKIGAESEFPEICSALSLIVFYFMLSCVKRDLEEMNFIMSMREGHLSEPLLPSKHSFFIRESRSGVRHANVLLRGSVFRTFSINFFTYGLPVSLYALSFWTFHFASICAFGLLAYVGYIIYAFPSLFRLHRLNGLLLVFILLWAVSTYIFNVAFAFLNWKLGKDMEIWELIGLWHYPIPGFFLLAQFCLGILVALGNLVSNSVFLYLSEEDRQSSYDNCTVEVKEETKVLIVATIAWGLRKCSRAIELVLIFLIAMKPGFVHAVYIIFFLIYLLSHNVSKRIRQYLVLLCEAHFAILYILQIDLISKFLEAKGSISLGVLSQLGLLKCYSSWDFLEIALLVCLCAVHNHGFEMLFSFSAIVQHAPCLPVGFSILKAGLNKSVLLSVYASSTITQSHNEFSYERKIASYLSAIGQKFLSVYRSFGTYIAFLTILFTIYFVRPNYVSFGYIFLLLVWITGRQLVEKTKRRLWFPLKAYAILVFIFIYSLSIFPSFQMWLSRQINLSKLGYDTEASLWKNIWESLAIMIVMQLYSYERRQSRYTGLDYLDPLQYGILGFVRRLLIWHSQKILFVALFYAALSPISAFGLLYLLGLVLCSNLPKVSRIPSKSSLVYTGFLMITEYLFQMWGKAAKMFPGQKHYNISTFLGLQVFGPGFWGLEAGLRGKVLVIAACTLQYNVFHWLEKVPSSLLNAGRWEEPCPLFFSAEDTLPVISIFNGEIKSSADAIVTSNSCPSFSSSSSPSSHNVSSNTALAQASSSRRYSFGYVWGSSKESQKWNKKRIHALRKERFETQMTTLKVYLKFWMENAFNLFGLEINMIALLLASFALLNAVSLLYIASLAACILLDRRIIRKFWSIFVFVFASVLILEYFVLWRTLVPLNHRAADDTDIHCHDCWKSSNLYFHYCRNCWLGLTVDDHRMLISYFVVFMLACFKLRADHVSRISMSYTYRQVMSQRKNAFVWRDLSFETKSMWTFLDYLRLYCYCHLLDLVLALILVTGTLEYDILHLGYLGFALVFFRMRLQILKRKNKIFKFLRIYNFAVIILSLAYQSPFLGDFSAGKCDTVDYVYEVIGFYKYDYGFRITSRSALVEIIIFVLVSLQSYMFSSPEFDYVFRYLEAEQIGAIVSEQEKKAAWKKAQLQHIRECEENKRQRNLQVEKMKSEMLNLQIQLHSMNSTETCGNTSPSSGGLRRRRGTIHFSKDAGDCEKKEEPPVKSELDTDAHISVSQELHESPNSVKTESLLALESTKHLVESPHCEIVELEEDAADSLHDLDKENKVKGPAKENPLISAVQLIGDGVSHVQSFSNQAVTNLVNFLNISHEDLDENEVHDDKESEAMRNVPLDRSSSLQSDNSRTMSDAASLQIGRIFHHVWLQMRSNNDVVCYCCFVLIFLWNFSLLSMVYLAALFLYALCVNTGPSYIFWVIILIYTEVYILLQYLYQIIIQHCGLEIQSSLLYELGFPTNKISSSFVINIWPLFLVYLLTLIQSSITAKDGEWASSTEYDISERRVLFQKEALWNSSWRRRAWELLQPIIHVVKMTVRSFSIFWKSLTQGAESPPYFIQLSLDIHVWPEDGIQPERIESRINELLRIVHDERCKENDPNISHSASRVHVQSIEKSTENSNVALAVLEVFYASPLTECTSAEWYKSLSPAADVAEEILHAQRAGIVEEVGFPYPILSVIGGGKRELDLYAYMFGADLAVFFLVAIFYHSVIENKSEFLEVYQLEDQFPKEFVFILMIIFFLIVLDRIIYLCSFATGKVIFYIFNLILFTYSVTEYAWNMKSSHRQAGRLALRAIYLTKAASLALQAIQIRYGVPHKSTLYRQFLTSKVSRVNYIGYRIYRALPFLYELRCVLDWSCTTTSLTMYDWLKLEDINASLYLVKCDAILNRARHIQGEKQTKMTKFCNGICLFFILICIIWAPMLMYSSGNPTNIANPIKDASVQLDIKTTGGKLTLFQTTLCEGIAWNNLNPLVNLDPHGYLNAYDENDIQLICCQPDASTLWLVPDVVLSRFVQSIDDQMDVIFTWILTRDRPKGKELVKYETSVDGPNLPDPSDIQAVLKGSGNSFRINNTYSRFFRVTGSGEVRSFEPEENEVCADLVIHHGSPEWWSFHDVNPLDVSGCGGSAGPMAIIVTEESPQGLIGETLSKFSIWGLYITFVLAVGRFIRLQCSDLRMRIPYENLPSCDRLIAICEDIYAARAEGELGVEEVLYWTLIKIYRSPHMLLEYTKLD